TGACTAGCTGGCGAGCTTCAAGAGGACTATGGCAGGGTCGAGAATAGTCATCTGGAGTCAATTGGCTGTAGATGAGAGTACAATTGCCTCTGAAGATGCCAGCCCGAACTTACCAGGATGCTATCGCTGCGCTGAATTCACTGCAATCGAATTATGCTAATATAATGGCTGTAAGAGAGTCTGGAGATCGAAAAAATCAGATGAATATCTGGGAAATGCAAGAATGGTCGCGTAGAATTGGATACAGGCCGTCGGATTTCAATAGGCTGAATGCTGTCCACATCACGGGAACCAAAGGGAAAGGCTCTACGGCAGCTTTCACTTCGTCGATCCTCGGCATGTACAGGGGCCAGCTGCCCAAAGTGGGTCTCTATACATCGCCCCATCTGAGATCTGTCCGCGAACGTATCAGAATCAACAATGACCCTATTTCGGAGGCCAAATTTGCCCGGTACTTCTTCGAAGTGTGGGAAAAGCTGGAGAGGACCACGTCTCCTTTGGAGAAATTTCCACATATGGTGCCAGGTAGTAAACCCGGTTATTTCAAGTATCTCACGCTACTCTCATTCCATGTGTTCATGCAGGAAGGCTGCAATTGCTGCGTCTACGAAGTCGGGGTGGGGGGAGAATACGATAGCACTAATATACTCGAGAAGCCAGCTGTATGCGGGATCACTCGGCTGGGTATTGATCATACTTTTATGCTGGGTGACACgattgaagagattgcCTGGAACAAGGGCGGAATCCTCAAGAAGGGCTCCCCAGCCTTCACAGTGCCTGGACAACCGGAAGCGGGTTATAATGTTTTAAAAGAGAGGGCCAGTGAGCGCGGTACTACATTGGAGACTGTTCCAGTCTTCAATGGGTTGAAAAATATTCAACTAGGCATTGCGGGTGACTTTCAGATCATTAACGCATCACTTGCAGTTTGTCTGGCTTCTCAGTTACTCGCGAAGATGGGCGTTTTAGACACTGCCGTTACGTTGGAAGAATACGCAAACATACCAATGCCTTTCATACGTGGTTTGGAGCAGACAAAGTGGGAGGGGCGCTGCCAGACAATTCAAAAGGGTAACAAAACATGGTTTATCGATGGAGCCCATACGAAGGATAGCATTGAAGCGGCATCTGAGTGGTTCAAGAAAGTTACAAGAGGAACAAAGGTTAAAAATGTATTACTATTCAATCAACAAAGCCGGGACGCTAAAGCGCTGGTTGACAATTTACATCTCGTGCTCACTCCAGAAGTAAAATTTGATCATGCTATATTCACAACTAACGTTACGTGGAACTCTGGCTCTTACAGTGCAGATCTAGTTTCCATGAATACATCAAAAGACCAGGTGGAGAAATTAGTGGTTCAAAAGGCACTCGCCCAGCACTGGTCGGAACTCGATTATGGAGAGGCGACAGTGCATGTCACGCCTGATATCCAAACGTCGCATGAATTAATCAATGGAATGCTAGAACCACTAAATATCTTCGTTGTTGGATCGCTGCATCTTGTGGGAGGGCTACTGGTAGTATTCGACGGTAAACAATAAATTGATATATTAATTTTGTAAATAGTTGCCGACGTGCCTTTGCCGTCCTTATTTATTCAAATCTCAGTACAAGGCCTATCGGTGATATCCTTTCCGTACCAAACAGCCCATGTCTTGAAGTATTTCCTATACAATTGTGAAGCTGGGTTTTCATATTCATCCATCGCACGTATTGCATTATGAACACAATAGAAGCTAATTGAAATGCAGAGCTTCCTAGATATAATCGGTGCTATTTCTTGGATCTCTCCAAAGACCTCAAAATCTCTTTTAACCTCTGATATGTCCAAATTATCAAGCGCAGGTTCTTTCGAGTTATCCCCATGCCTGTATTTCTTGTTACCGCTAGCGTACTTTTTCATGATGAGACAACGGCATACTTCGGGAATTTCTTCTAAGAATTCATCACTCAAAGGAGGCAGTTGCAGTTCCGATAGCTTCTTCCATTCTGGAACCAGATGTACTCCattgactttgaaaaggtttGTTCTACTATATTTCATGAACGAAACCGCTCCATCTCTGGTCAAAAAATCCAACTCGACTCGGATCAAAGTTCTATCAATCTCGCTTCTATGTAACAGTATCGTCTCTAATGGTCCCCCACATACTTGCGAAAGAATACTGCTCAATCCTGTGCTCCGCGGGACGTTAGCTAAAACAATTGATCGTTGCTCAAATTTGCCCTCGGTAAGTTTGTCCTCGTTGGAACTAGTGCTTGATATTACTGAGTCTTTTATCTCAGTATCGTTATCTtccttgaaaagatcgGGTATCCTTTGAGGAACACCG
Above is a genomic segment from Torulaspora globosa chromosome 1, complete sequence containing:
- the MET7 gene encoding tetrahydrofolate synthase (ancestral locus Anc_8.669): MRVQLPLKMPARTYQDAIAALNSLQSNYANIMAVRESGDRKNQMNIWEMQEWSRRIGYRPSDFNRLNAVHITGTKGKGSTAAFTSSILGMYRGQLPKVGLYTSPHLRSVRERIRINNDPISEAKFARYFFEVWEKLERTTSPLEKFPHMVPGSKPGYFKYLTLLSFHVFMQEGCNCCVYEVGVGGEYDSTNILEKPAVCGITRLGIDHTFMLGDTIEEIAWNKGGILKKGSPAFTVPGQPEAGYNVLKERASERGTTLETVPVFNGLKNIQLGIAGDFQIINASLAVCLASQLLAKMGVLDTAVTLEEYANIPMPFIRGLEQTKWEGRCQTIQKGNKTWFIDGAHTKDSIEAASEWFKKVTRGTKVKNVLLFNQQSRDAKALVDNLHLVLTPEVKFDHAIFTTNVTWNSGSYSADLVSMNTSKDQVEKLVVQKALAQHWSELDYGEATVHVTPDIQTSHELINGMLEPLNIFVVGSLHLVGGLLVVFDGKQ
- the SSP2 gene encoding Ssp2p (ancestral locus Anc_8.670), with protein sequence MSIRRDETITANRFFDAIKNPENNNLNVARSRVSSLSSFFSTSATDGESRSIFGFRKFAKACLLGSGKSGKRNTSKIFTDQNVPNITYRQDNTVLNGSEGFLYGVSGEKLSYSNYQRQLEKNGADNIARTRQINLGSEVFDYQLDSYGVPQRIPDLFKEDNDTEIKDSVISSTSSNEDKLTEGKFEQRSIVLANVPRSTGLSSILSQVCGGPLETILLHRSEIDRTLIRVELDFLTRDGAVSFMKYSRTNLFKVNGVHLVPEWKKLSELQLPPLSDEFLEEIPEVCRCLIMKKYASGNKKYRHGDNSKEPALDNLDISEVKRDFEVFGEIQEIAPIISRKLCISISFYCVHNAIRAMDEYENPASQLYRKYFKTWAVWYGKDITDRPCTEI